CGCCCGGGAAGATTTCCTCCGCCTCGCCGCCGTCGAGGACGATCCGACCCACGCCGGTCGACTCCAGGATGTCGTCGTGGGTCTTGCGGTCGTTGACGTACAGCATCACGCCCTCGGTCCCCTCGGGATCGGTCACGAGGACGTGAACCTCCTTGCCCGGTGCGGCCGTGAGCGTCCCCTCGGCCTTCTGCGGGACGCCCCGGTACAGCGTCGTCCGCCCGTCCAGATACTCGACCTGCACGCCCTCCTCGAGCAGCTCGACCGGGAGCGTACTGGGTGCCACGTCGCTTCGGATGCTCATACGGCCGGTTTCGTGCGCCGAGGCAAAAACGTCGCGTCTACGGAGCCGCTGCCTCCCGGTGGGACGCCGGATCGCCACGGCGATCCACCGGTCACGACGCTCGACCCACCGTCTCACCCGACCGAGAAGGATACGGTTATAATAACGCCGTCCGTCCTTCCGTTCGTGTCCGTCTCACGTCCCGCCTGGCGCACCGCCGCCGCCACCGGTATCGCCTACCTCGTCGCCCTCGCGGCGCTGTTCGTCCTGCTCTTTGTCGGCCCGTACGTCGTCTTCGGTGCCGTGTAAAAAACCGCGTCGACTACGCGAACGCCCGCGAGACGCTATCGTCGGCCGTCTCGGCGCTGATCTTCTCCCACGCCGCCACGAAGTCGTCCATGTAGATCTCGGTGCGGTCGTCGCGGATGGCGAACATGCCGGCCTCGGTGCAGACGGCCTTGATGTCGGCGCCGGAGGCGTCGTCGGCCATCTCGGCCAGTTCCACGAAGTTCACGTCGTCGGCGACGTTCATGTTGCGGGTGTGGATCTGGAAGATGATCTCGCGGCCCGCCTCGTCGGGCTTGGGCACCTCGATGAGGCGGTCGAACCGGCCGGGGCGAAGGATGGCCGGATCGAGCATGTCGAAGCGGTTGGTCGCCGCGATGATGCGGATTTCGCCGCGCTCCTCGAAGCCGTCCATCTCCGAGAGGAGTTGCATCATCGTCCGCTGGACCTCGGCGTCGCCGGACGTCTTCGAGTCCGTCCGCTTCGACGCGATGGCGTCGATCTCGTCGATGAAGAGGACGGCGGGTTCGTTCTCGCGGGCCACCTCGAAGAGGTCGCGGACGAGTTTCGCGCCCTCCCCGATGAACTTGTGGACGAGTTCGGAGCCGGCCATCTTGATGAAGGTGGCGTCGGTCTGGTTGGCGACCGCTTTGGCGAGCATCGTCTTCCCCGTCCCCGGCGGACCGTGGAGGAGGACGCCCGACGGCGGATCGATGCCGACCTGCTGGAACATTTCGGGGCGGTCGAGCGGCATCTCGACCGTCTCGCGAACCTCCTGCATCTGCGATTCGAGGCCGCCGATGTCCGCGTAGGTCACGTCGGGGCTGTGGTCCACCTGCATCACGCGGGCGCGAACGTCCGTCTCCTTGTCGAGCCGTTTGACGATGGAGAGGGAGTTGTTCACCGCGACGCGCGCGTCGGGTTCGAGCTCCGACTTCATCTCCTCGGTGACCTCGGTGAGGGCCTCCTGATTGTTGCCGTGCTGTTTGATGATGACGCCCTCGTCGTTCACCTCCTGTACCGTCGCGACGAACAGCGGCGACTGCTTGAGCTTCTTGTTCTCGTGGGTCAGCCGTTCGAGCTTCTGCTGGTACTTGTTGTTCTCGGCGTTGGCGTCCAGCAGCTTGTCGCGCATCTCCTCGTTCTGTCCCTCCAGCACGTCGAGGCGCTCACGGAGGGCTTCGATTTTCTCCTGCTGCGACGTCGCCTCGTCGTCGTACGGGAGGTCGACATCGTCCACAGTATCGGTCATTAGCCGTTTTAAGTCGCTGATTCATAAGAGACTTCGGGTGGGTGCGGAGTTCGCCGTGACTCCTCGTCCCAAGATATAACCAATGAGCATCAAACTCGATAACAAATATTATTATCCTGTATGTGCGAGGTTGGTGTAAGATGAGTACGACCGAGGCAGTCACCCGCGACGAGGGCGCGGATCGGTGGGCCGACGTGCGCGACCTGCCGCCGAGTGCGAAACTCGTCGCGAAGGTCCTCGACTACAACGAGACGCTGAGTCAGAGCCAGTTGGCCGAGGAGACGCTGTTGCCGCCGCGGACGGTCCGGTACGCGCTGACACGGCTCGAAGACGCCGACGCCGTCGAGTCACGGTTCTCCTTCTCCGACGCGCGCAAGCGCCTCTACTCCCTCAAGATTTAACACCGAACGGGCGGCCATCCGTTCCCGTGACCTCCGCGACGCCGACGCCGACGTTCGCGCGGCCCTGCACGCCCTCGCGACCGACGACGGTGTATCGACCGTAGACACCGACGCCATCGACGAGGCCGCCGCCGCCCTCGACGACGTTCGCGACGCCGCGGCGTTCGTCGCGGCCGACGGCCTCCCGCGCCTCCGCCGGGCCATCGACCGCGCGGACCGCGCCGGCGACGACGCGGCCGTCCGCCGGGGGCGTGACGCCCTCGACGCCCTCGAACGGTGCCGGCGAGCCGCCGCCAACCACTTTTAGGGGGGATCGTAACTGTCCGTAGATGCTCGCCGGACCGTCCCGGCGAGCATCTACGATGACTTCCGAGCCCCCCTATTCACCGCGGTCACGGAACGGTTTTGAGCGACGGGGCGCAACGCCCACCACGATGACACGGGTGATCCACACCGGCGACACCCACGTCGGCTACCGACAGTACCACTCGCCGGAGCGCCGGCAGGACTTCCTCGACGCGTTCGAGGCGGTGATCGACGACGCGGTCGACGGTGACGTCGACGACGAGGGATCGAAGACCCCTCGGGCCGACGGCGCGGCCGTCGACAGCGAGGGATCGAAGACCCCTCGGGCCAACGGCGAAGCCGTTGACGCCGTCGTCCACGCCGGCGACCTCTTTCACGACCGCCGTCCCGACCTCTCCGACCTGCTCGGCGTCCTCTCCGCCCTTCGGCGTCTCGACGCCGCCGACGTGCCCTTCCTCGCCGTCGTCGGCAACCACGAGGCGACCCGCGGGAGCCAGTGGCTCGACCTCTTCGAGAACTTGGGGCTGGCGATCCGGCTCGACGCCGAACCGACGGTCGTCGGCGACACCGCCTTCTACGGCCTCGATCACGTCCCTCGCTCCCGGCGTGACGACCTCGACTACGACTTCGCGTCTCCGCCCGCCGACGCCGACGCGACGGCACTCGTCGCCCACGGCCTCTTCACCCCATTCCCGCACGCCGACTGGGACACCGAGGCGTTGCTCGACGCGGCGACGGTCGACTTCGACGCCGTGTTGCTCGGCGACAACCACGCCGCCGACACGGCCCAAGTGGCCGACACGTGGGTGACCTACTGCGGCTCGACCGAGCGGGCGAGTACGGACGAACGCGACGCCCGCGGCTACAACCTCGTCGAGTTCGGCGCCGACGCGGGCGGATCGGCGACCGTCGACATCCGACGCCGGTCGCTCGACACCCGGCCGTTCGCCTTCGTCGACGTGGAACTGGCCGCGGGCGAGGGGGTCGAGCGCGTCCGCGAACGCGTCCGCGAATACGACCTCTCGGACGCCGTCGCGGTCGTCTCGATCACCGGCGACGGCGACCCCGTCACGCCCGCGGCCGTCGAGGACGCGGCGCTGGAGGAGGGCGCCCTGCTCGCGCGCGTCACCGACCACCGGGCGGTCGGGGGCGAGACGGCCGAGGCGACGCCGGACGTGGACTTCGCCGACCCCGACGCCGCCGTGCGGGAGCGCGTGCGCGAGATGGAGCTCTCGGATCTCGGCCGCCGACTCGACGAGACCATCCGGGACGACGCGGTGGCCGACTCGAACGTCCGCGACCGGGTCGCGTCGGCGGTCGGGGAGGCCGTGGCGGCGGGCGCGCTCGACGGATCGCCGGCGGACGGCGAGGCGGCGGATTCGGACGCTGCGGCCGGGGAGGATGACGGCATCGACGACCGACGCGATCAGGTCTCCATGGAGGACTTCCTGTGAAGTTCGACCGGATTCGCCTGCGGAACTTCCGCCCGTACGCGGACGCCGACCTCGACTTGCGCGACGGCGTGACGGTCATCCACGGCCTCAACGGGAGCGGCAAGTCGTCGCTCTTGGAGGCGTGTTTCTTCGCGCTCTACGGGTCGAAAGCGCTGGAGGGGACCCTCGACGACGTGGTCTCCAACGGCGCCGAGGAGGCCGAAATCGACCTGTGGTTCACCCACGCCGACGCGGCCTACCACGTCCACCGTCGCCTCCGGGCGTCGGGCGAGCGGACGACCACCGCGGACTGCGTGCTGGAGGGACCGGACGCGACGGTCGAGGGCGCCCGCGACGTGCGGGCGTTCGTCGTCGACTTGCTGCGGATGGACGCCGAGGCGTTCGTCAACTGCGCGTACGTGCGGCAGGGCGAGGTGAACCAGTTGATCAACGCCTCGCCGGCCCAACGGCAGGACGTGATCGACGACCTCCTGCAGCTCGGGCGACTGGAGGCGTACCGCGACCGGGCCGGCGACGCTCGACTCGGCATCGAGGACGTGCGCTCCGGGAAGCGGGGCGAACTCCGGAAGGTGGAGTCACAGATCGAGGAGAAGGAGGCCGAGAACCTCTACGCCGCGCTCGACGACCTGGAGTCGACGCTGTCCGAGGTGGATTCGCAGATCGACCACTACGAGACACAGCGCGAGAAGGCCCAAGAGACGAAAAGTGAGGCCGAAGCGGTGCTGGAGGAGTACGAATCGAAGCGGGCCGAACTCGACTCGGTCGAGGGCGACATCGACGACCTGGAGGCGGCGATCCACGAGGCGGAGTCGGAGCGCGAGACGCTGCGTGAGCGGGTAACCGAGGCGCGCGAGCGGATCGACGAACTGGATGAGAAGGTCGACGACCGCCTCGACGCGGCGGGGCTGGACGCGGCCACGGAGGCGGCCGTCGACCGGCGGCGTGACGAACTCGGCGAGCGCGAGGCCGAGATACGGGAGACCCGAACCGAGGCGAACGCGTCGGCGACGGGGCTCCGGAATCAGGCGACGAACCTCGCGGAGAAGGCCGACGACCTCGCGGATCGGGCGGCCGACGTCGAAGAACGCGCGGCGGAGTTGCGCGCCGAGGCGGACGACGCCGAGGCGACGGCCGAGGAGCGCGAGGCGCGCGTCGCCGACCTGGAGAACGAGGCGGCCGAACTGGCCGCCCGGTTCGAGGACGCGCCGGTCGACCGCGGCGAGGCCGCGACCCGGCGGGACGACCTCCGCGAGCGCCGCGGTGAGGTCCGTGAACGCGTGGCCGAACTCGAAGCCAAACTGGAGTCGGCGACGGAGCGCGTCGCGGAGGCCGAGGCGTTGCTGGCGGCGGGGAAATGCCCCGAGTGCGGGCAGCCGGTCGCGGACTCGCCCCACGCCGACCCCGAGGACGACCGCGAGCGGGTCGCGGAACTGGAGTCCGAACTGGCCGACGCACGCGAGCAGGTGACGACGCTCGACGACCGGATCGACGCGCTCGACGAGTTGGTCGCGGCCGAGGAGCGACTGGCCGAAATCGAGACGGAGCACGACCGGCTCGAGGACCGCGTGACGGAGGCCCATGAGACGGCCGCAGAAAAACGCGAGGCGGCCGAGAAGCGTGAGGCGGAGGCGACGGACCTGCGCGAGCGTGCCGCCGAGACCCGGGAGGTCGCGACCCAGAAGCGCGACGAGGCCGACGAGGCCGCGGCGCGGGTCGACGAGTTGACCGCCGAGCTGGAGTCGATAGCCGAGGCTCGCGAGCGCGTCGACGCCATTTCGGAGCGCTTGGAGCGAATCGCCGACCTCGAAGACGAAATCGAGCGTCGTCGCGAACGGGCGGCGGGCATCGAAGAGACCAACGACGAACGCCGGGAACGGCTCGCGGAGAAACGCGACCGCCGCGACGAACTCCGCGACGCCGTCGACGAGGACGCCATCGAATCGGCCCGCGAGCAGCGGGCGAACGCCGAGGAGTATCTGGAGAACGTCGCGGACGAACTGGACGCGCTCGGGGAGCGACGCGATTCGATCCAGACGAAAATCGGCGGCGTCAGAGGTGAAATCGAGGCGCTGGAGTCGCTTCGGGACGAACGCGACGAACTGGCCGAGTGCGTCGCCGCCCTCGATGCCCTCCACGAGGAGGCCGAGCGCCTCGAAGCCACGTACGGCGATCTGCGCGCGGAGCTTCGCCAGCGCAACGTCGAGACGCTCGAACGCCTCCTCAACGAGACGTTCGACCTCGTCTACGGCAACGACGCCTACGCCCACCTCCGCCTGAACGGCGAGTACGAACTCTCGGTCGTCCAGAAGGACGGCAGCGAACTCGATCCGACCCAGCTGTCGGGCGGTGAACGCGCCCTGTTCAACCTCAGCCTGCGGTGTGCGATCTACCGGCTCCTCGCGGAGGGGATCGACGGCGCGGCGCCGATGCCGCCGCTCATCCTCGACGAGCCGACCGTCTTTCTCGACTCGGGGCACGTCTCGCGGCTGGTCGATCTGGTCGCGGAGATGCGCGACATGGGCGTAGCGCAGATCGTCATCGTGAGCCACGACGAGGAACTCGTCGGCGCGGCCGACGACCTCGTGCGCGTCGAGAAGGATCCGCGGACGAACCGCTCGACGGTGACGCGGGCGGAGTCGGCGGTCGACGAGCTAGCGGCCGGCATCACCGACGACGACTGAGACTGATTACTGTAACCGTCTGCCGGTGGTCCGCCAAGACGGTCCGGCGACCCACCGGTACTGGCTTACGATAAACCGTACGAGACGGCTCGTCGTACCCGTCACTCCTCGGTCGCCCGGAGCCGCGCCACGGCGTCCCGGGTCGTCTCGGTCGCCTCGTAGCCGCGTTCCCCGACGACGGTCGTTTCGGCGACGAGTCCGGCCGCCCGGAACTCCGCGAGCAGGCCGTGGAGGTCGCTCTCACAGAGGTCGTACGCGTCGAGGAGGGTCCGCACGCCGACCGGTCCCCGATCCACGAGTTCGACGAGGAGGCCGAGCGCCCGGTCGTTCGGCGTCGCGGTGAGGACGCGCCGGACCGACGCGGGGACGGCGCCCGCGGCGGTCGACAGGGGCGAGGCGTCGTCCTCGACCGTGAGGTCGGCGTTCGACACGTACTCCTCGGCGCCGGTGTCGGGGTCACGGACGAGACTCGACTCGGACGAGCGCTTCACGAGCAGGTAGCGCCGGCCCTCGTCGTCCCGAACGGTTCGCATGGTCGAGTGGTGACGAGCCGCGGAGTTAGGCGTTCCGTTCGGCGTCGCCGTCGCCGTCCGCGGACCGTGGTTCCTCGCCGTCGCCGTGGCGCCGCTCGAAGGCGCGGTAGTGGTGGTACACTCGGAGGCCAGCGAGGGCGCCGAAGGCGATGGCGGCGCCACCCCACAGCCACCAGCCGCGGAAGTAGACGAGCATCGGGCCGAGCGAGAGGCCGAAGAGGGCGACGTTGGCGAGGACGACGCTCCGCCAGAACGTCTCCAGAATCTCGGGGTCGACGTCTTCCTCCGCCACTGCCGGCTCCGGAATCCGTGGCAGGTCGCGCTCCGGGTCACCCCAGCGCGACTCCGGGTTCGTCTCCTCGGGTTCGTCGGGCCACGGATCGAACACGCTCTCTGAGAGCGAACGGGAGGGGAAAAGGGTTCGGTTGGCTCAGGCCAGCTCGCGAATCGGCACCGCCGTCGACGACTCGACCCACGCGAGCGGGTTCTCCGCGTCGTAGAGTACGGTCCCGTCTTCGACTTCGTACGCCTCGACGGTGTCGATACCGTCGTGATCCGGACGTCGCGTGTCCGTACTGTCCCACCGGCCTGCATCGACGTGGTCGGACATCGTCACGAGCGTGGTACGAAGTGACATGGTATATGTTTTGTCGTCGTGACAGGGTTTTCGGGCCCCGCCGGCCGGTGAGTGGCTGGGTTTTTACCGGGGAGTGCCGAAGGGAGCGGCATGACTCAGACCGAACTCACCGGGTCTTGGGACACGGACGACTCCGACAGGCCCGACGCTGAGGCGGTCGCCGTCGCGGGCGACGCCGCGCAGTCGGTCGCCGAGGTAGTCGACGCGGCCGATCTGAAGTTCCCCGATCCGGACGGGACGGTCGACCTCGCGGTCACGCAGGTCGACTACACGGTCGAGGGACAGGGCAGCGACGAGTACCCCGTCGTCCACCTCTTCGGCCGGACGTCCGACGGTACCGCCGAACACGTTCGTGTCCTCGGATTCGAGCCGTACTTCTACGCACCGACCGCGAGCCTCGACGACGACGATCTCGACCGCGACGTGATCACGCGGACCGAGACGGGCTACGAGAGCATCCGCGGCGAAGAACTGACGAAAATCTGTACGAAGACGCCTCGCGACGTGGGGAACATTCGCGACGAGTTCGACCACTTCGAGGCGGACATCCTCTTTCCCAACCGTCTGCTGATCGACAAGGACATCGGAAGCGGCGTACGGGTCCCGGTGCGGCGGCTGGAGAGCGGGTCGATCCAGATTCCCCACGACGAGATCGAGGCCGTCGAGGTGCCGACCGACCTCCGCGTCAACACCTTCGACATCGAAGTCGACGACCGCTCGGGATTTCCGGAGGACGGCGAGGAGCCGATCATCTGTCTCACGAGCCACGACTCCCGGCGCGACGAGTACGTCGTGTGGCTGTACGAGGCGCCCGCGGGCGAGGGTGCCGTCCCCGACAGCCTCGACGACTACGAGGGTCTCGCCGAGATGGCCATCGAGGTCAGGACGTTTGACTCCGAGGCCGCGATGCTCGACGCCTTCCTCACCTACCTCGAGCGGACCGATCCGGACGTGCTCACGGGCTGGAACTTCGAGGACTTCGACGCGCCCTACCTCATCGACCGCCTCGAAGAGGTCGGCAAGCGCCCGGACGTCGACCGGAATCTGAACCCCGACCGCCTCTCCCGCGTCGACGAGGTGTGGCAGAGCGACTGGGGCGGCCCGACGATCAAGGGCCGGGTCGTCTTCGACCTGCTCTACGCGTACAAGCGCACGCAGTTCACCGAACTGGAGTCCTACCGCCTCGACGCGGTGGGCGAACAGGAACTCGACGCGGGGAAGGAGCGCTACGCGGGCGACATCGGCGACCTGTGGGAGGACGACCCCGAACGACTGCTGGAGTACAACCTTCGGGACGTGGAACTGTGTGTCGAACTCGACCGCAAGCGCGACATCGTCTCCTTCTGGGACGAAGTGCGGACGTTCGTCGGCTGTAAACTGGAGGACGCCCCGACGCCCGGCGACGCGGTGGACGTCTACGTCCTCCACAAGGTCCACGGGGACTTCGCGCTCCCCTCGAAGGGTCGGGCGGACGCCGAGGACTACGAGGGTGGGGCCGTCTTCGACCCGATCACGGGGGTCAAAGAAAATGTCAGCGTACTGGACTTAAAGTCGCTCTATCCGATGTGCATGGTGACGATCAACGCCTCCCCGGAGACGAAAGTCGACCCCGGCGCCTACGACGGCGACACCTACCACGCTCCCAACGGGACTCACTTCCGGAAGGAACCGGACGGCGTCATCCGGGAGATGGTCGACGAGTTGCTGGAGGAGCGCGAGGAGAAGAAGGCCGAACGGAACGCCAACGACCCCGGCAGCGAGGCGTACGAGCAGTACGACCGAGAGCAACAGGCGGTGAAGGTCATCATGAACTGCTTCACGCCGGACACCGACGTGCTCACGCCCGAGGGCGTCCGGAACATCCGCGATCTCGGCGTCGGAGACGAGGTGTACTCGCTCGACCCCGAGACGTTACGGATGGAGGTCAAGCCCGTAACTGAGACGCACGCGTATCCGGACTACCGTGGTGACCTCGTCGACATCGAGACGAGCAAGATCGACTTCAGCGTCACGCCGAACCACCGGATGCTCGTCCGGAAGGACGATACGAACGGCGAGTCGTGGGACGATTTCCGGTTCGTCGAGGCCGGGGACCTGAACGAGTCGTCGCACTACGAACTACCACACGGATGGGAGGG
This window of the Haloplanus rubicundus genome carries:
- the rad50 gene encoding DNA double-strand break repair ATPase Rad50, whose protein sequence is MKFDRIRLRNFRPYADADLDLRDGVTVIHGLNGSGKSSLLEACFFALYGSKALEGTLDDVVSNGAEEAEIDLWFTHADAAYHVHRRLRASGERTTTADCVLEGPDATVEGARDVRAFVVDLLRMDAEAFVNCAYVRQGEVNQLINASPAQRQDVIDDLLQLGRLEAYRDRAGDARLGIEDVRSGKRGELRKVESQIEEKEAENLYAALDDLESTLSEVDSQIDHYETQREKAQETKSEAEAVLEEYESKRAELDSVEGDIDDLEAAIHEAESERETLRERVTEARERIDELDEKVDDRLDAAGLDAATEAAVDRRRDELGEREAEIRETRTEANASATGLRNQATNLAEKADDLADRAADVEERAAELRAEADDAEATAEEREARVADLENEAAELAARFEDAPVDRGEAATRRDDLRERRGEVRERVAELEAKLESATERVAEAEALLAAGKCPECGQPVADSPHADPEDDRERVAELESELADAREQVTTLDDRIDALDELVAAEERLAEIETEHDRLEDRVTEAHETAAEKREAAEKREAEATDLRERAAETREVATQKRDEADEAAARVDELTAELESIAEARERVDAISERLERIADLEDEIERRRERAAGIEETNDERRERLAEKRDRRDELRDAVDEDAIESAREQRANAEEYLENVADELDALGERRDSIQTKIGGVRGEIEALESLRDERDELAECVAALDALHEEAERLEATYGDLRAELRQRNVETLERLLNETFDLVYGNDAYAHLRLNGEYELSVVQKDGSELDPTQLSGGERALFNLSLRCAIYRLLAEGIDGAAPMPPLILDEPTVFLDSGHVSRLVDLVAEMRDMGVAQIVIVSHDEELVGAADDLVRVEKDPRTNRSTVTRAESAVDELAAGITDDD
- a CDS encoding DUF7346 family protein; its protein translation is MRTVRDDEGRRYLLVKRSSESSLVRDPDTGAEEYVSNADLTVEDDASPLSTAAGAVPASVRRVLTATPNDRALGLLVELVDRGPVGVRTLLDAYDLCESDLHGLLAEFRAAGLVAETTVVGERGYEATETTRDAVARLRATEE
- the pan1 gene encoding proteasome-activating nucleotidase Pan1, with the translated sequence MTDTVDDVDLPYDDEATSQQEKIEALRERLDVLEGQNEEMRDKLLDANAENNKYQQKLERLTHENKKLKQSPLFVATVQEVNDEGVIIKQHGNNQEALTEVTEEMKSELEPDARVAVNNSLSIVKRLDKETDVRARVMQVDHSPDVTYADIGGLESQMQEVRETVEMPLDRPEMFQQVGIDPPSGVLLHGPPGTGKTMLAKAVANQTDATFIKMAGSELVHKFIGEGAKLVRDLFEVARENEPAVLFIDEIDAIASKRTDSKTSGDAEVQRTMMQLLSEMDGFEERGEIRIIAATNRFDMLDPAILRPGRFDRLIEVPKPDEAGREIIFQIHTRNMNVADDVNFVELAEMADDASGADIKAVCTEAGMFAIRDDRTEIYMDDFVAAWEKISAETADDSVSRAFA
- a CDS encoding DUF7331 family protein, translated to MSLRTTLVTMSDHVDAGRWDSTDTRRPDHDGIDTVEAYEVEDGTVLYDAENPLAWVESSTAVPIRELA
- a CDS encoding MarR family transcriptional regulator is translated as MSTTEAVTRDEGADRWADVRDLPPSAKLVAKVLDYNETLSQSQLAEETLLPPRTVRYALTRLEDADAVESRFSFSDARKRLYSLKI
- a CDS encoding metallophosphoesterase family protein encodes the protein MTRVIHTGDTHVGYRQYHSPERRQDFLDAFEAVIDDAVDGDVDDEGSKTPRADGAAVDSEGSKTPRANGEAVDAVVHAGDLFHDRRPDLSDLLGVLSALRRLDAADVPFLAVVGNHEATRGSQWLDLFENLGLAIRLDAEPTVVGDTAFYGLDHVPRSRRDDLDYDFASPPADADATALVAHGLFTPFPHADWDTEALLDAATVDFDAVLLGDNHAADTAQVADTWVTYCGSTERASTDERDARGYNLVEFGADAGGSATVDIRRRSLDTRPFAFVDVELAAGEGVERVRERVREYDLSDAVAVVSITGDGDPVTPAAVEDAALEEGALLARVTDHRAVGGETAEATPDVDFADPDAAVRERVREMELSDLGRRLDETIRDDAVADSNVRDRVASAVGEAVAAGALDGSPADGEAADSDAAAGEDDGIDDRRDQVSMEDFL
- a CDS encoding DUF7322 domain-containing protein — translated: MFDPWPDEPEETNPESRWGDPERDLPRIPEPAVAEEDVDPEILETFWRSVVLANVALFGLSLGPMLVYFRGWWLWGGAAIAFGALAGLRVYHHYRAFERRHGDGEEPRSADGDGDAERNA
- a CDS encoding DNA polymerase domain-containing protein, translating into MTQTELTGSWDTDDSDRPDAEAVAVAGDAAQSVAEVVDAADLKFPDPDGTVDLAVTQVDYTVEGQGSDEYPVVHLFGRTSDGTAEHVRVLGFEPYFYAPTASLDDDDLDRDVITRTETGYESIRGEELTKICTKTPRDVGNIRDEFDHFEADILFPNRLLIDKDIGSGVRVPVRRLESGSIQIPHDEIEAVEVPTDLRVNTFDIEVDDRSGFPEDGEEPIICLTSHDSRRDEYVVWLYEAPAGEGAVPDSLDDYEGLAEMAIEVRTFDSEAAMLDAFLTYLERTDPDVLTGWNFEDFDAPYLIDRLEEVGKRPDVDRNLNPDRLSRVDEVWQSDWGGPTIKGRVVFDLLYAYKRTQFTELESYRLDAVGEQELDAGKERYAGDIGDLWEDDPERLLEYNLRDVELCVELDRKRDIVSFWDEVRTFVGCKLEDAPTPGDAVDVYVLHKVHGDFALPSKGRADAEDYEGGAVFDPITGVKENVSVLDLKSLYPMCMVTINASPETKVDPGAYDGDTYHAPNGTHFRKEPDGVIREMVDELLEEREEKKAERNANDPGSEAYEQYDREQQAVKVIMNCFTPDTDVLTPEGVRNIRDLGVGDEVYSLDPETLRMEVKPVTETHAYPDYRGDLVDIETSKIDFSVTPNHRMLVRKDDTNGESWDDFRFVEAGDLNESSHYELPHGWEGPDGERLETVDLTELLDGDYEVWANNDVHGHTLAAEVGYYPDKMEKQGSDGTGYVFSATEFEKHREYLDECCSEFYVHAERGRKWIPRYYDGDDFLDLLAWYITEGSVYMSEDKQFGEQFRGSATTIKLAQEAIADGGENDGHTSIGELLDRIGFDYYVDDRCYQFTSRLLGRWLEDACGENSFEKRIPELVFAANREQKERFLDTLVAGDGDRQVNSWRYTTSSERLRDDVLRLCAHLGLTASYNRDSGSWRIYCTENGTNSFRMHRSGNRSTADDGAYCVTVADNNTLLAGRNGKYQFVGNSLYGVLGWDRFRLYDREMGAAVTATGRDVIEHTQSAANDVGYEVAYGDTDSVMLEIGQESKIEDVPDEIREAHPEMSESDLQQVAGAIETGYELEEAINDSYDEFALDELNAHHHRFQIEFEKLYRRFFQAGKKKRYAGHIVWKEGKHVDDIDITGFEYKRSDIAPITKEVQRRVIEMIVTGDDVDDIEEYVYDVIEDFEAGNVDLDDVGIPGGIGKRLGAYDTDTAQVRGAKYANLLLGTNFQRGSKPKRLYLKKVHPDFFRQLEEEGRFDPQADPLYAEFKRDPDVICFEYADQVPDAFEIDWDKMLVKTLKGPIERIIEALGLSWDEVKSGQRQTGLGQF
- a CDS encoding DUF5796 family protein, with product MSIRSDVAPSTLPVELLEEGVQVEYLDGRTTLYRGVPQKAEGTLTAAPGKEVHVLVTDPEGTEGVMLYVNDRKTHDDILESTGVGRIVLDGGEAEEIFPGVTVATPDGMRCRIQADLDVARGRVFVFVEDDWGEESYELVDE